GCCCAGCCAGGTCCAGGTTGGAGGGGGCGGTCCCGGCGGCGGGCGCAGGCGCTGCCTCGCGCGCAccccggcccccccgccccccctcctcGGCGGTCCGCCCTctgcggggcgggggagggcgcgCGAGCCTTGGCCGCCAGGGCCCGCCCCTTCGCCTTCCcgagcgggcgggcgggcggcgcggggAGGCGGGGCCGCGGCGGCCGGCCCTGTCTGCGCCTCGCTGGCCTCGGAGCTGGCAGACGCTCGGGGGAACATGGCGGCGGCGGAGCTGGCTGTCCCGGCGCTCCCCAATAGCGGCGGCGCGGGCGCGGGGGCGCCGTCGGGCACGGTGCCCGTGCTCTTCTGCTTCTCGGTCTTCGCGCGGCCCTCCTCCGTGCCGCACGGCGCGGGCTACGAGCTGCTCATCCAGAAGTTCCTCAGCCTGTACGGCGACCAGATCGACATGCACCGCAAATTCGTGGTGCAGCTCTTCGCCGAGGAGTGGGGCCAGTACGTGGACCTGCCCAAGGGCTTCGCGGTGAGCGAGCGTTGCAAGGTCCGCCTCGTGCCGCTTCAGATCCAGGTGGGTCCCGCGGGAGGGCCGCGCGCCCCGCCGCGGTTCCCGGTCCGCGCGCGTCCCTGTCTCCGCCCCCGCCGCGCTCCTCAGGTGCCCCGCGCCGCCCTGGCGCCGGGCCCTGCGCGCCTCGCTGGCTTGGAAGGGCTGCGCCGCGATCGCAGTCCTCGGGGACGGCCCAGCGAATGGGCCAGTCCGAAGGTGACGGTCACCAGCTGTCCTCGCCCGAAGCGGGGGCGTGGGCCCCCCAGCGCGTCCGGGCACGCGAGAACGCCCCCACGTGTGTGGTCCTCGACCGCCCGCATCCGCTTTGTGTGCCAAGAGCGAGTCCAGCCGCCTGCGTAACCGAAGGGCTGTGCGGTACTAGCTGTAATTTTTCTGTGGGAGTGCTGCCCAATGGGGTAGAGAGTTGATGCGGAGTATTGGCCTCAGGGTTTGTTACCCAGAGTTGTGTTTACCACTTGCGGAAACACAAACTTCAGGAGTCAGACGTTTCCCCGCTCCTCTCCCCAGCTTTCAGGTCCTGGAGCTTAAGTCTCCCTTAACCTTAAGTGAAATAACCATTTGCGTAGCCTCTTCCTGGTAACTGGCTACTGATTCCGTTGATTATGTATGCGTCGCCTCCGTTGAAAAAGTCATTCGACTCCAGGACTGTAATACCTTGTTAATGACCCAACTCTGGCTACACCAGGATTTTCCGGTGGTGCCAGCTGAGAAAGTTGTTACACCTGAGGattattttatagctttaaaaaaaatttttttttaaagtcatgcaCTAATAACTATGCGGGCCTGTCTCTTGTCCTTTTTACGCTCAGAGGATTCGCtggaggatttttatttttggaaagaaagagcATAAGGTATATTTTAGGTACTACACTATCAACAATTTTTCTTTCGTTGAGAAACTGATAAAGCCATTTCTTCGGAAGACCAAACTGCAATGTGGGAATCAGGCTTAGAAGGCATTTTAATATTCAAGTGtcatattcttcttcttttttttaatgtgtcataTTCTTAAGATTATTctctcgattttttttttcccagctgtACACAGCTAACTGCAGAATCGGTTTTGTTTCTTATCACCCCAGCACCCATGCCAGAAGCTTCCAAAGCAGATATTTTTACCTGGATAAATTTCCCGTGTTCAGAGGACAAAGGCTATGAGATTCCGCTGTTTACGCCTGTGGGGATCCTAAAGTGATGATCTCTGATACCCCAGAATTTGCCCTGTTGTCCATACAGAGAATTGTGAGAATTGTGGTTGGTAGGTGTTTACTACCCCGCATTTTTGTCTTCAGGAGTTTTCATGGATGACACCTCTCTGCAGCCTTCCTTGTCAGTGTATTTAGGTTATTGTTGCCAAAATACCCAAGAAGTTGGATGCACCTTTGACAGATCCATTAATAAGGGCCAGAATCCAAATTCTAACTGAGGAGGTCTGGAGCTGAGCTGAGGATGCAGAATTCTTTGTGATGCATTTCCTCTAGTGGTTGGGAGGTAAGGTGGGCTATTACCTAATAAGATGGTATGCCAAACTAGcgaccccccaccccacatctctgtttgtttttacccccaagatcagattttttttattttgaaaaattcaagcCCTGGTCTGCCAACTCTTTTTTAACATTCTGGAAAttaatgtatatgtgtatacctGAAATGTCCTGTATATTCTCAAAAGGCATTTTATAATTCAGGTCACTTGtggcttttgaaatattttgcttGGTATAGGAGATAGCATTTTTTTGGTGgtgatgtttaaaataataattttaataataggaCAACTCtgttccatcttttaaaaaatattatttatatctcaCTAAATAGCCCAAGAGTTCCTAAGTGTCTGTTATATAAcacttcatgtattttaaagtttgtgacaattttttctttatattatctcCTTTTAGTGATCCTAATACTTTGACTTCTTTGGCCCTGTGCCTCCTCCAGCCATAAAAACAGATGTGGAAGGCTACACACACTCCATATATATCCATAAAGCTATTCTGATACCCATTTGTATGTATATGAGTATTTATATGTATCAGCACACATATGTGTACTTACATgtgtatatactcagaagtgaaaGGGAAGGTCGTTCTTTTCATGAACACTTTATTATGTGTTTTTGGGACCTAGCTGTATAATCCTAGAGACGTGGACATTTCATAGCTGAATGAGACCATAGAGGTCATCACAGAAACATTTGGGTGGCAGCTTTAAGTGCCTGGCACAATGAATCCAAACATGGATAAGACCCCATTCTTGTTCCTTACCTGATAACCTAACTCTCATTTTGCGGAAGAGCAGAACATAGAGGGAATTGCCCAAGGTTCTCTGGTAATGGTGGGGCCATCCAAGCTTGGGAAGGTCCTCCCTCATAGCTGACTATAGCATTCATCTTCTCTTTTCATGCTTAATGAAAATATCAAGCAGAATAGAGAGCAGGCCACAAACTTGAGCTTGTAATATCACTTGTTTTGCTGGTGTTCATTGTTCTCAGGAATCCCTGTCACTTAGGAAGGCTTAAGATGGCACATCCGTGAGCCCATCGGTGAGGCCCTTTCtcccagaggcagagacagagagcataagtTTGGCCACATTTAGTCCACTGCTTAAGTAATGTAGCTTGTTATTTCCTTGAACCTGGACCGTAGAGCCTCTAGGGCCCAGGCTCACATACAGTATATTCTGGAGTATCTTCTGAATTTACATAGAGGAGTGGCTTTGCTTGCGTGCTTGTTCTGACTTACTGCCATGACCTTGTGAAACACAGTGGTTACCTGTGTCCTACTGTGTGCACCCGTGGTCGGTTAGCGGTTCTGTGGGGACTGATCTTTGAGACCCCCGTTGTCAGTAGTGGGCTTCTGAGTGTCTTGTTCTCTGGAATAATCTGTCGCAGTGACCGAGTGTCTGCTGACAGCTCAGGTAGCTGAAGACAGCTCATGTTGCCAGCATGGTGTGTGTGTCTTCTGCTTTGTCAGAATGCTTGAAGTCTGAGGCATTTTGAGACGCAGAGGAAGAAATGTAAATGAGAGGATTAAACGGTGGGAATTTAGGTCATTTTTATAACATACaggttttaatttttccaaagggGTATTTCCCAAGTTTTTACTAATGGAAACATTCAGCCCTGAAAACTCCTGTACATTTGGTATCCTACCACCACCAGTGTATTTTCCAGCTTGTCACCATGGAAGGCAGAGCCCaaacaggagagaggaagaagtggacATGAAGAGGAGGATGCCAGTGAGGCCATTTTGCCTCTGTACGTAGGAGGGAAAACTCTGGCAGCTTTGTGTGGGCAGAAGATAAGGGCTTCCCTGGGAAGGTTATTTTGACCTTTCCTGAGATGGTTCATTGGGAAGGGATTTGCCTCCAGCTTTCACTTTCTTAGAGGTTTATTACTACCATTATTATTACTAACAGTGGACATTTACTAGCTAGAAGAGACTCCAGAGTTCATggtggaaagggagggaagacgGGGTTTGGAAAGATGAAGCAAAGGAATCTGTACCCTTGGGCTTGCTGGTTTGAAGGTGGTGAGTTTTGATTATGAAACCTTGACTGTGAGAGCACGTAGGAGGAGCAGATAGATAATAATGCTCCgaaacagaacagagaagcaGGCGGGACAGATCTCTGGGAGGTGAACAGTGTCAGGGCACTGAGAGGAAACAGCTGGATCGTGAGGGATGTGGTTTGTCTCTCCCCCACTGGTTCGATGggagtatgtatgtgtgtgtggtctgtgtgtgtttgtgactttcaaaaaatttaacattttggaTTACTAAGCAAAGCactatgcttttttccccttgtggAGGCTCCCTGTGAATCAGCTGTGTGTGAGAGTGGGAACTATGAATTTATTGATTGATCACAGGAAGCCCATGGAATCCTTGAAGTAGCCCTCTGAGGTAGATAGTGTTTTGTTGCTTTGTTACAGATTGAGACACTGCTgtttgaaaatgtaaatgatttgTCTGATTTCATGTAATTGAATTTAGGAAAATTGAGATTTGGTCTCAGATCCTAACGCCCACTGCTCTGCGGTGTAGGGAGCCTTGTAACCCCGGGGGAATCACATCATAAAACTCTGTTTTAAGGGAGTCCGTGTTGCAGCCAGGCCTCACTATAGCTGTGGTAATCACATTTCCTTGCAAACACTTCTGAGTGCAGTAATGATACCCGACGGTCCCTTCTGGACTCTCTCCCCAGCACATCATGCGTATCTTGTGACTCTCATGGACTACCACAGTTTTGAACacatcccatttacaattccaAACTTGAATCATTCCTAAAGATACACAGTTTACTCACTGTAGTAGTTCACACTAGAAGGCTGTTATAACTAAGTACTACACACTGAGTGGCTTATACAACAGAGATCTATTTCCGCACAGTTGTGCAGGCCAGCAGTCGGGGTTGACTCCTTCGGAGGActgtgagggagaatcttttCCGTGCTGCTTTCCCGGCTCTCGGTGGTTTGCTGGCGATCTTTGGCATTGCTTGGCTTATAGACCCATCACCTtcatctctgcccttctctgtccAAATtgcctctttttataaggatgcTGTTCATGTTGGTTTAGGCACTCACCCTGCTCCAGTATGACCTCGTCTTGActaattatttttcagtgattctgtttccaaataaggttgcTCTCTGAGGTCCTGAGGGTTAGGaattcaacatacgaattttgaggACAGAATTCAACATATAACACTCACCATGAATTGCTTTCATGGGAGAACAGAACCGGGGCATGGAGAGAGCATCACTGAGGAAGGCCAGCTTCTCTGTGTGTGCCTGTCCTGAGTAACCAGGGGGCACGTAGCAGAGGAGGGACAGGTTCCCTGCAGATGGACAGCCATTGTCAGAAAATGGTCAGAACACAGGTGGTAGTGAAGAGGAGAGGATACTGTCATGGTAACCGTAATAATGGGACTTGGGGATGAAAAGTCTTTTGACTGTGAAATCTAAGGTCAGATCCAACAATggcacttttttttaagaaagtagagaaaaatttGTACTCGAAATTGATCTCCGAAACCATTGTTTGAGGAGGCTGTTTGCTCTGATcagtttttttgtatttaaatatgtttattgaaatatgtattatctgtgtgtgtgtgtgtatcgagATGTTTGTAGATACATAGGTATATGaaagtgtgtatgtatgcacacacactttttttttttaagattttatttatttattagagagacagccagcgagagagggaacacaagcagggggagtgggagaggaagaagcaggctcccagcagagcatggagcccgatgtggggctcgatcccaggaccctgggatcacaccctgagccgaaggcagacgcttaacgactgagccacccaggcgtcccacacacatatttttatacGTGATTTTTTTCATGCTTCTTGAATATGCAGTGATCTGTAATTGCTGTATTTTACTTGTGACGGCATTTGGTCAAGTTCACTTTTAATTTGCTATCTTGCCGTCGCAGCGTGTGTCTGAGCAGCATGGTTTTGGTTTAAGAGAAGTTCATGAGTCAAATTAAGAAGTTCCCGGATTTTACAGTCAGTGTGTAATTAATAACAACTTATTTGAATTAatgtggatggggtggggggttggttGGAAATGGTTTGAGTTTTTCagggtggttttttgttttgtttttattttttctcctttttattgtaGCCTCAAAGCCTCCTTTCTGGCTTATCAAGTATGCAAGTTATTCATAAAGTAGCGTATTTTTTTCCCAACTACCATAGCATAgggataccttttttttttttttttaaataagcttttagTTTTACCATAGTGTTAGACTTAACAGCAAAGTTGCGGAGATAGCCCAGAGAGTTCCTGACACCTGTACTTGTCTCCCCCTGGCTGACATCTTACAGTGCTGGGCACAATGCTTATCACAGCCAAGGAACCAGCATTGGTACATAAGATTCTCTGAGCTCTACACTTTATTCAGGTTTCACGAGTTTTTCCCGAGTGccatttttctcttccccaaCCCATTCTCGGATACTAATTATGTTCAGTTGTCATGTCTTCCTAGGCTCCCCTGGGCAATGACAGTTTTTCAGACTTGTATTGTTTTTGATGGcattgacagttttgaggagcacTGGTCGGATATTTTGGTAGAATGTATCTCAGTTTTGGTTTATCGGATGTTTTTCTCATGCTTCAAATGGGCTTGTGGGATTTTGAGACGCAGATCGTGAAGGTCGTTCTCGTCACGTTTGTTCAAGACTGTATACTATGAATGTGGCCTCACTGATTATCTCGGttttgatcacctggctgaggcaGTGTCTGCCAGGTTTTCCCGCTGTCAAGTCACCCGACCGCCTTTATATTCTGCTCGGAGGAAGCAAATTACTCCATGCAGCCCACGTCCAAGGGGATGTCAGGAGTTAAACTCTGACTTCCTGAGAGGAGGGTATCCGGGCATTTTTGATTCACTAAATTATAACCAGTCATCTCTGCACAAAAACATGCCTCGTCACATTATCTCTGTGGCTCCCCTGTTTGCTGAAGGTTACTAGGTGAGTGCCTATACTAGAAGGGCTTTGCAAGGTGGTGAGGATTTTATGGCTGCATTTTCTGCCGTCCTCAGTCTGTGTCTACTATGACGTATACCTGCCGTGGCCCCCTGCCCAGAAGAGGAGACCTCACAGCTGAAGGGACGTAGGAACAGAAATCCCAGGAGACCACAACTCTGGATATGTAGGGTTTCTGGGTAGATAAGGCTTTATTCCTTTAAGTATCCCAATGTTAAATACTGTGGCCATTTTAATATTGTAGTCCTGAAGTATGAtgtaatttaacattttcttagtGAGTGTGCTAAAGTGATGTGTCCCAATTTATAAGTTATATACGTACTCCTTCACCAGAAGCCTGGTTGTGGAACTTGCTGAGTTTTGATCTGCTCTTAGTGtattttgagtcttttctctgTCATCTATCATTTCTTGCTGATAGCAGTTTGCCTATCTCCAGCAGCTTCCTTTCTGATTTGCTGTTTATAACCTTCTGTGAATTTAGGGTCAGGACGACTAAACTTGTTAGGAATATACACAGAGTTTGTCGGTTATCCGAGGTGAGATCTGCGAGCTGGAGATAGAGCGGCTATGAGCTCTGAGATAACGCTTGGCCATCCGGCACACTGACTTTGGTTTACTTTGCCTGCCTACTGCTTTCACTGCTGTGGAATGACGAGAATGGCCGAGCTGCATTGCTATCATTTGAAACAGACCAGTTGCAGGTAAACTGCATTCCGTCGTGGGCCCTAAACACGTTGTGGGTGTCTAGGGACCCAGTTAGACTTTGGGCCCTTTGatccaaaatttaatttttacggagaatttaaaatacatattcataaatagtgactggttttaaaaattgtgtccTAGGGACTTATATATACATCATGCTCACTGCTTTGGAAAATGATACTTGCATTAAAAATTTAAGGGAGAAAACAGTGAAAGatagaatatataatttaagATGCTTGAATATGTAATTTAATCATACTTTACTGGCAAAGTAGGAAGACTCTATGCATAGAGTTAGAATGACAGACGGCATGCCCATTCTGCCACGAACTTGGTCTGTGGAGTTAACACCGAAGGAAGATTGGTGCCAGAGTTCCTCAGACCAGCACATAGATAAGGAAGTACAAGCTCACTAGAAGGATAAAAGATTCCATTTAATGATTCACTTAAACTGTTTCCTGAGAGTACGTACACCCTGTGCAGTGGTAGGCTCTGCGCGGAGGGTCTAGGGCCAGGCTGGTGGGGAAGCCAGCATCACGTAATTGGGACACAGGTTTCTCTAGAAAATTATTAACAGCTATTATCCATGGGTGGTTTTAGGGCAAAATGGGAAAATCAGAGGGGAGATGTAAGGGCTGGCCAGTAAGAGGAGGGGTATGGGTTCATTCAGGACTGGACTGCTACCTCTGCAGTGCTTGAAatttgagaaggaagaagaaaagcatcaTGGACCTTTAAGAATCCATGAGTGACATTAAATTCTCAGCATTCACcagtgtttttcacttttttgtagACTCATGCTGGGCCCAAGTTCTTACTACAGAGCAACTATGGCAGTTAATGTAAAGCTGTTTTTAACCTTAATTATTAATTTCCTGGTGGTGATGAATACGTTGAAGAATGCAGATGTCCAGTTTATGTCTGTCCATTAAACAGTGGTGATGTGCTTGGCATCAtttcattgcatttcttttttgaacTCTCCGAAGTTATTCCTGAGAACAGTGTCTTAATATTTCTGTCTTGATTACAGCAGCAATTCCggatttgtttctgttttttcagttttatgttcCACGGTCTCGGCTACAGATTATTTTCGGGGTTACTTTTCGTACTCGTAAGCAGTGCCATCATCAAACTTAAGTGGTTTACTatcataacatttttttctaattacaaaagcaatgcgtatttttaaataacatttaggaaaggtttttaaatagcatttgaagaaggcaagaaaagtataaagaaaaaatattaccagCACCCATAGCTGTGTAACTACTTGTTAATACTTTCGTATATTTGCTTCTaccttctatttatatttttacatgattGAAATACTGTTGAACTGTGCTCtcttattaaaattaacattAGATCATGTGGATTTCTTTGTAGATggttcaaatattttgaaaacttatttGCATATATGATtttagttctctgaaaaatgttttatcaCGGGAATGTGTTAAAATTTGTGAAGTCATTTCTGTATTGTTGGTCCTTGGTTTACTTCTCATTTTCACTGTTAAAAGCAATTCAGTCAACATCTCTGtggataacttttttttcctgtaatttgaATCACTTCTTTTGGATAATAGTTGTAGAATTTGACTTACTGGGTCAAACAGTGGGAACACTTTTCTCCTGTATTGACCTCCGCTGAAAATAAATGTCGTTGTATAACGAGTGctaaatcattcttttttcttttctcctcagcTCACCACCCTGGGAAATCTTACACCTTCCAGCACTGTGTTTTTCTGCTGTGATATGCAGGAACGATTCAGACCAGCCATCAAATATTTTGGGGATATTATTAGTGTGGGACAAAGATTGgtatgtttgcttgtttatttttttccagttcccTGAAGCATGATACACATTTATATGTTTACAGATATGTATATTGctaattgtctttgttttttgtttgttttttccagttaCAAGGGGCCCGGATGTTAGGAATTCCAGTTATTGTAACAGAACAGTACCCTAAAGGTCTTGGAAGCACCGTTCAAGAAATTGATCTAACAGGTGTAAAACTGGTACTTCCAAAGACCAGGTTTTCAATGGTAATACCAGAAGTAGAAGCAGCATTAGCCGAGATTCCTGGAGTCAGGAGTGTTGTATTATTTGGAGTAGAAGTAAGTGCCTGTTGTTATGTTTGGGATACAATATCATTTGTAGAAAACCCAGGTATTTCGACAGTGCAATTTTATATATAGACTAGGTGGTAGGT
This Ursus arctos isolate Adak ecotype North America unplaced genomic scaffold, UrsArc2.0 scaffold_5, whole genome shotgun sequence DNA region includes the following protein-coding sequences:
- the ISOC1 gene encoding isochorismatase domain-containing protein 1 isoform X2, producing MAAAELAVPALPNSGGAGAGAPSGTVPVLFCFSVFARPSSVPHGAGYELLIQKFLSLYGDQIDMHRKFVVQLFAEEWGQYVDLPKGFAVSERCKVRLVPLQIQLTTLGNLTPSSTVFFCCDMQERFRPAIKYFGDIISVGQRLLQGARMLGIPVIVTEQYPKGLGSTVQEIDLTGVKLVLPKTRFSMVIPEVEAALAEIPGVRSVVLFGVETHVCIQQTALELVGRGIEVHIVADATSSRSMMDRMFALEDFEG
- the ISOC1 gene encoding isochorismatase domain-containing protein 1 isoform X1, which encodes MAAAELAVPALPNSGGAGAGAPSGTVPVLFCFSVFARPSSVPHGAGYELLIQKFLSLYGDQIDMHRKFVVQLFAEEWGQYVDLPKGFAVSERCKVRLVPLQIQLTTLGNLTPSSTVFFCCDMQERFRPAIKYFGDIISVGQRLLQGARMLGIPVIVTEQYPKGLGSTVQEIDLTGVKLVLPKTRFSMVIPEVEAALAEIPGVRSVVLFGVETHVCIQQTALELVGRGIEVHIVADATSSRSMMDRMFALERLARTGIIVTTSEAVLLQLVADKDHPKFKEIQNLIKASAPESGLLSKV